In Stomoxys calcitrans chromosome 2, idStoCalc2.1, whole genome shotgun sequence, the following proteins share a genomic window:
- the LOC106088259 gene encoding UDP-glucosyltransferase 2 has protein sequence MRIQEIFSFIPISVFLCLNYSALRAESAKILAVFPFPGPSQYILVQPYLKQLASRGHEVTVVNAFPQKEKVKNFRDVPVLEVHENYAAVIADIQVQRNVWQDMTFLSDFFSNVTETALKNPEMQTLLKNEHFDLIILEALHTDALYSLGRHFAAPMIGSSSFGTDIIIDELMGNISPLSYAPQTTIGYTDHMSYKERLHNAFSQLLELLHLRLVHLPRQRQILKKYLPHISEDIWDLRMNFSLMLLNQHFSLSFPRPYVPNMVEVGGLQLQHSSKPLPLDMQQFINSSNEDVIYFSMGSNLKSKNFPPKQLKMIVETFRKIPYKILWKFEDPQLEGKPKNVFISSWYPQPDVLAHPRVKLFISHGGLLSTTESVSHGKPMLGLPMFYDQMMNIEKAKQSGFALSLDFNSMERQDFEQSIREMMSNRRYSNKAKEISRLYHDKPMKAMDLAIYWTEYVLRHHGAVHLQNRAQKMNFLQKHSIDTLGVLIGCVVVVLVLVDMIIYNLWKLAMGERVKKEKVQ, from the exons ATGAGAATTCAGGAAATCTTTAGCTTCATACCGATAAGTGTTTTTCTATGCTTAAATTATTCAGCATTGAGGGCGGAGAGTGCAAAAATCTTGGCAGTGTTTCCATTTCCTGGACCTTCACAATATATTTTGGTTCAACCCTATCTGAAACAATTGGCCTCTAGGGGTCATGAGGTGACGGTGGTCAATGCATTTCCCCAGaaggaaaaagtgaaaaattttcGTGATGTGCCGGTGCTGGAGGTGCATGAGAACTATGCAG CCGTCATAGCTGATATACAAGTTCAACGCAATGTTTGGCAGGATATGACATTTCTATCAGACTTTTTCAGCAATGTAACCGAGACGGCATTGAAAAATCCCGAAATGCAAACTTTGCTAAAGAACGAACATTTCGATTTGATCATATTGGAGGCCCTTCACACAGATGCCCTCTATAGTTTGGGCAGACATTTTGCAGCACCCATGATAGGCTCGTCCTCCTTTGGCACTGACATCATTATCGATGAGCTTATGGGCAATATCTCCCCTCTATCGTATGCACCTCAAACCACCATAGGCTATACGGATCATATGTCCTATAAGGAACGTTTGCATAATGCCTTCTCCCAACTGTTGGAGTTACTGCATCTCAGGTTGGTGCATTTGCCGCGTCAACGTCAAATATTGAAAAAGTATTTGCCTCACATAAGCGAAGATATATGGGATTTGAgaatgaatttttcattgaTGTTACTGAATCAGCATTTTTCCTTGAGTTTCCCCAGGCCCTATGTGCCCAATATGGTGGAAGTGGGTGGACTACAACTGCAACACTCTTCCAAACCCTTGCCCTTGGATATGCAGCAGTTTATAAACTCCAGTAATGAGGATGTCATATATTTCTCTATGGGCTCAAatttgaaatcgaaaaatttcccACCCAAGCAATTAAAAATGATCGTTGAGACATTTCGTAAGATTCCCTACAAAATCCTATGGAAATTTGAGGATCCCCAATTGGAGGGGAAACCCAAAAATGTCTTCATCAGTTCTTGGTATCCACAGCCGGATGTCCTGGCCCATCCTAGAGTGAAGCTCTTCATATCACATGGCGGTCTCTTGAGCACCACCGAATCTGTGTCACATGGTAAGCCCATGCTGGGTCTACCCATGTTCTACGATCAAATGATGAACATCGAAAAGGCCAAACAATCAGGTTTTGCTTTAAGCCTTGATTTTAACTCCATGGAAAGGCAGGACTTTGAGCAAAGTATTAGGGAAATGATGAGCAATCGGCGATATTCGAATAAGGCCAAAGAAATCTCTCGCCTGTATCATGATAAACCTATGAAAGCTATGGATTTGGCCATCTATTGGACAGAGTATGTTTTGCGCCATCATGGAGCTGTACATCTACAGAATCGAGCacagaaaatgaattttctacaaaaacacAGCATTGATACTCTGGGAGTTCTAATAGGGTGTGTTGTAGTTGTTCTAGTTTTAGTGGATATgattatttataatttatggaAGTTAGCTATGGGTGAAAGAGTGAAAAAGGAAAAGGTTCAATAG